A part of Larkinella insperata genomic DNA contains:
- a CDS encoding carbonic anhydrase, protein MKIETIFQNNEKWVAEKLAINTNYFNELAQGQRPEFLYIGCSDSRVTAEDLMGVQPGDVFVHRNVANLVNNVDLNVMSVVNYAIRHLKVNHVVVCGHYNCGGVKAAMQPVDMGILNPWLRNIRDVYRLHKDELNAIEDINARYNRLVELNVEEQCVNLIKTAAVQEAFRDRGLIVHGWVFDINTGKLIDLKINFQEKLEAIKEIYNLSDSPMF, encoded by the coding sequence ATGAAGATCGAGACAATCTTTCAGAACAACGAAAAATGGGTGGCTGAGAAACTAGCCATCAATACGAACTATTTCAATGAGCTAGCGCAGGGGCAACGGCCTGAATTTCTGTACATTGGCTGCTCCGATAGCCGCGTTACGGCCGAAGACCTGATGGGTGTTCAGCCGGGTGATGTATTTGTGCACCGCAACGTCGCCAACCTGGTTAACAACGTCGATTTGAACGTCATGTCGGTAGTAAATTACGCCATCCGGCACCTTAAGGTTAACCATGTTGTAGTATGTGGTCACTACAATTGCGGGGGCGTTAAAGCCGCCATGCAACCGGTCGATATGGGCATCCTGAATCCCTGGCTGCGGAATATCCGGGATGTATACCGTCTGCACAAAGACGAACTGAACGCCATTGAAGATATTAACGCGCGGTATAATCGGCTGGTGGAACTGAACGTAGAAGAACAATGCGTGAACCTGATCAAAACGGCGGCTGTTCAGGAGGCTTTCCGCGATCGGGGGTTGATCGTACACGGCTGGGTGTTTGATATTAATACCGGCAAATTGATCGATCTTAAAATCAACTTCCAGGAGAAACTTGAGGCCATCAAGGAAATTTATAACCTGAGCGACAGCCCCATGTTCTAA